CTACGGATTCAAGTTGGTGTTTTGAGTCACTGAGAGAGGATGCGAGTGTGAACATGTTTAGCCATTGATGGTGTCAAGCACTTGACGAAGGATGCAACTCGAATGCAAGCGACAAACATTAACAAATAGGTTCTTCTTTACGCATTAATCAAATATTTAGTTTAGTGCCGCATGTAGGGCACCATGCCCCTTTTCTCTTATGCCATGGTACTAGCTAGGCTGATCGTCGCCATCAGGCTAACGCCCTTCGGAGATCTCATACACAAGGCATATATAGCAGAGAGCGGATGTATGGACATACAACATGGCACATTGCATGTTTCGACAAATCCCAGATTTTACACTTTGGTGTCtcgtaaaggcggaatattcttccgtgggaggcgacgttctcgTCGACAGCGAGGCACCTGTGGTGACTTTGTCAATCTCAAGACTCGCCGGATCAGTTATTCAACGCActctcttggaggtgctcatagaggtagcgtgtgcgtgtgtgcgttcataggggtgagtgtgtacgcgtatgtatgagcgtctttggttgtactgtgtttcgaaaaagaaaaaaaaaatgaaaacacgAGGCTTTTGTTTTTTCAGAAGAATACGATCGGACACTTGAATGTACCACTGGACCGCCACATTGTCATGTGTGCGTGATGTGCAGTTTGTGGAGACAAAACATATACGGATACATACATTGAGTCTAGCTCTACATGTGAGCATGCCATCTTGATTGCTACGTGTATACACTACAACACGAGCTAAGCATGCAGATCGAGCTACGGAAACGAGCGGGAACAGCAAACTATCGTACAGTAATTAATAATGATAATATCGTAAAGGCTGAAGAAAATTTGGGTCGTAATTAACCCATAGCACAAATTCGGTCCAGGATAGCTACCGGAGGCCCGTTCTGTTGTCGAAAAAAAGAAAACGTTGGCTGTACCGAACAAAATGAAGCCTACCGAACACTAATCTGTCCGTCGCGATCCCCTCTCCGCCGATTCAAGTCTCTCGGCGCTGTCGCCGGCGCCGCCGTTCTCTCCCAGCCCCGGCGCTCCTCCCTTCCTCCTTCTCCTCTTACATCCACCCCAATTCCACTCGCTCCCGAGCCCCCGCAACAGTGCGACCGGCGGCGCCCACAACTTGCCGACGAGGAGATGCGGCGCCCCAAGAACCACGCCAACGCGGCAGCTTGTTCgacggcgcgcgcgtgcacctgtAGGAAGGTGCGCGGCGCTCCGTCGAACTCGCTGCTCGCGGTCGACgggctggtgctgcacgtcggcgaGGTGGACGCGGCGGCGCAGCTCCGGGGAGTTTTCTCCGGTCGGTTCCCTCGCCGTGCCCCTGGCCGCACCTTTCCCCCTCCCGTCCATGCGGGTGCGGCGCCCTCGGCCAGGATGTGGCTACCTTCCGCCACCCACCCACTCCACTCCCGATGACCAACCGTGCTGCCTTCGCCTCGCCCCGCCCTGCTCTCGTACATCGCCGTCCGGGTATGCTAACCAAGCCCAAACCTAATCCTCTTCGTCATTTCATTCAGTCTTGACTGAAAAATTGCGTATTTTCAGAGCTGCAGGAGGGGCAGTGAGGCGTTGGAGCAGTAGGCCCGTCGGGCAGGCCGGAcctcctcgtccaaagtttgAATTTTCTTGCTTTGTTCTGCAGCATTGGCTTCCAAATAGATAGAATCGAAAAAAATCTGTACGAGACGCTTTCCAAATTATGCAGAGTCCAACTTGTTGTGCAGCGATTGTTAGTTTGGTTAATTATTTGGGATGTGCTTTGTTGAGCACTGCGTAATATTTCTGATGCATGGTACCAGTTCAGAATTTCAGTGCCTTACCATCACTTGTGTGTCAACTCAAATCGATTCCTTGTGAATGTATCTACATGGTTGTTCAAGGAGGAGTGCTTGTTGTCCTAGATATTACCTACATTAGTATTTGTTCTTCACTGATATAGGGCAGCATAGTACGTCTACTGGGAGTGTTTGCTCTGCGATAATGTGGTACATCTAATAGCATTTTAACATGATGCCACCAATTTCGGTCGAAGAATATGCGAGAAGCAAGCAATCTGATTTGTGATGATCTGGTTTATGAATTTGATCTAGTCGCTTTTGTGTGCTTCAGATTAGTAATATTAGTCATGTAATCTTTGTGCTAGCAAACTGTTGGTATCTGCACCTAAGTAGTTAACTAAATCCAAGTGTTTAATACTAGTTTCCTGACCGGTTGCTGTAATTAGTTACTAGCTGAAATAGTTTTTATGTAGGTGGACAGTGTAGTTCTATCAGCTGCTAGTGTTCTAGCTTTAGTATGAAAGGAGGTAGCATTTGTAGCTAGATAATTTTATCATGTTACAGAGTTCACTTGTGCTATTTGATATCCTATCTTTCTTGAGCAGCCGGAGGAGTGGACGGGTTGGACAAGTCGGTGAACAAGTTTCCGGAGCACTATGCCTGCCAGTCCAGCACCTTCTTTTGCTCTGTGCTGGACCTCGCCGACATCGATAGTCAAAGGTCGAGTTTGATTTTAGTTGCTGTGATTGAATACATTGCTGCCGCGCTGTCCTGTCATGTTGTGCATTGTGCTATGGGTTTTGCTTggtagttcaatcatgtgttgtcGTATTTCTTTTCGATCTATGGTTAATAGTCACTTGGTTCTCATTGGCAGCTCTAAGCGTTGTTTGTATGCATGAGAGATGTGTAGTTGATCCTTGCTAGAGCACTGGTCCAATGAATAATCTGGCAATACATGCAACAGAGCTGTGTGTTGCAAATTTATTGTCTTGCTCCTGATTTATATATCATAGTGCTTCCAACTTGTTATATAGTAATGGGGTATTTGATGTCACTTGACAGTAAAAATAGCGTCTGTCCTGGTATATTAGCAGAGTATCAGTTGGGTTGATGCTATTGTGAAGAAGGGAAGTAATCTGCTCAGTAGAGTTCCTGTCCAGTTTCTGTCGTTGGTACTGACTTTGTAATCCTATAGAGTAGACCAACTGTCAAACGGCTGTAAGCATGAAGATAAGCGTCTATCTACTGTCATCTGCGTCTTGTTTCCAGTTGGCAGTTGGTGTGGTTGAAGTCGAAGGAACAGTATCTGAATTTTGTGTTATCTGCAGGTGCCTATTTTGGGCTTTGCGTTTGTGACCGGACATGTTAATACGAGTGTCCAGGTTATGTCGATGGCTGGCCGGATGTGCTCGCCTCCGGCTTCTGAGCTTCGTTCTGCGGCGGTATATGCCTTTAATTTGGAGTAAGTGTTTGTTGTAGAATCCGGGTGAGCTAGAGAAGCTTGCTGTAATTGTACGTTTGCATTTGTTCTTAGATGAACTTAATTGTGGTGGAGTGTATCATGTATTGAAATATCTCTAGAGTGTTGCTGCTTTATGCATTTAATTATATTTTGTGGTGTTTGATCCTGAAACTTTGTAAGTATAATTGAAAAATGCTAGGTTGCTCATGTGACGGGTAAAAGAAGGGAAGGACTCGTAAAAAGTTTGCTAGTATTGTGTTTCTTTTTTGATATGAGAATTGTTTTTAGGTGGCGCGCGTGAAGTTGTAGCAGTTAATTCGGTGGCGCGCGTGAAGTTAATACTCGAGAATAGCAGCGGCCAGGTTGAACCGATCGAGTAGGACCGCGCGCGCGTGAATTGAGATGGAGGTCGCCTTTTTAATTGTTGCTGGAAAAATAAGAGGTTATTGCACCATAAGTACAAGAACTTGCattctactccctccgattcatattaattgacttcaatatggatgtatctagaactaaaatgtgtctaaatacatccatattagagtcaattaatatgaaccggagggagtatgtgCATTTTCATACAAAATCTTGCAAAGTGTGTTTCACTCATACAAGAACTTGTCCTGGACGTGCACCACTCATACAATTCAATGTGGTAGCGACATGTGGCAGTTTTTAGACATGAGAGGAGGTTTTCATTGCAGCATTGAAGAAATAGGATAATTGCGAACAGGTCCTCGCCCCAACTAATGACCCAGCTAACGCCCCAAGTAACGCCCTGACCCTCCAGACCCACCGCACAAAATCACACGAAAAGGCACGGCAAAAAATAGATACGATGAAAAGGAAAATAGCAGAGCAAGAAGGTCACGCAGGCATTACAACGAACACCTCGCCGCCGGCGGCCCGGCTCAGCGGAGCCAATGGTGGAGGTCGGTGGTGGACGACGGGGAGATCGGCTCCCCGCCTACGCTCTCCGCGCACGACAAGGACAACACAGTGGAGCGCTGCTCGGAGGTGAACCGCCCCGTCGCGCTCTTGAAGCTCGGGCTCTGCAGCTCTGCGcgtacccgccgccgccgccgtacgTGTCCGGCGGGACGGGAACGACAGCCGCTTCTTGGCGCTCCCGGTCGCGGGGTTGTACGCGGTCTGCGGCAGGTCGCGCTCGGGGTCGCGAAGGGCGCGGCCGCGCGCGCTCTGGGGCGGATGCACGCCTTAGCCGACTCCGTGGCCGCCATGTGGTTCGGCACCGCCGAGCCGGAGGACGCGTGGCGCTAGGAGTGAAGGCTCGGGGTATAGCTGCCCCCGCCGGCCACCGCGCTCCACGCGTGGGCTCGCGGAGCGGACCTGGATCGGCGGGCGCGCCTTCCCCAGCGAAGGCGTCCCCGcggagtggtggtggtggtgcgcccGGTGCATCGGCGAGCCGCTCCCGTGTTGCGACGGCGGCGCCTGACGCCGAGGCGTGGAGTAGGAGAAGGGGCGGCCGGTGTCGATCTCCGGGCGTATTGACCTAGTCGCGGTGGTCCGTGGACGCGCGTTCGGAAGCGGCGGCCGCGGTTCGGAGCTGCTCCTGTTGGCGTCGAAGGATGCCCGTGACGCCATCCACCTCTCTGCCAGTAGCGGCTGCCCGTTGACGTCCATCTCTTCCTCCGCGGACGGGCGGGGTTCCTCAAAATCTTGTGAATGAAAACACGGCAGCAACCAATCAGTAAGATCGAACGTACTGTAATCTCGGCACTGCAAATTCAATCACCAAACGCATAATTACTTGATTGGAGAAGGCGTAGGAGAGCGCTCTCTCACGCCTGAGAGCGGCGTCTTTCCTGGTCTGCAGCATGGCCTGGATCTCCTCAATCGTCCGCGACCGATCATCCCAGTCGTCGGCGGCGAAGCTGCTGCCATCCCTCGACCGTGCCATCCCTCGACCGCTCCTACAAACCAACCCAATCCATCACCATCAATCAAACATTTCCGGAAACACTAGATTGGTAGTACTTGAGATGCGATGTTGGTTGGTTGAGTTGCAGACGGAGACGGATCACGGAGCGTCGCTCGGCGTATTCGTGGGTGTACTTGGAGTCCCAGAAGGTGGATGTGTCGACGCCTGTATGAGGACTAGGCTGCTGCCGCAGGCGCGGCGCCCGGTGGCGGAGAGGGAGTCCTGCGAGAGGCACATCCGCCGGTCGCGCACCCGCACCCGGACGCGCACCGCCGCTTTGCATGCAGCGCAGCGTCATGTTGGCCTGTACGCACGTTGTGGCCGCGCACAGCTTCACTCGGTCCCTTGAGAGCGCGCAGCGCGCGCGCGCTCGCGGTCGAAAGAAAACACACAACCACCCATTAGCGTCAAACCTACGCGGCAAGTGCGGCGCGGCCATTGCTCGTGTCCTACATACCAGGTAGCCTCGGAAGGCGGTGCCGCACGACGACGGCGGGCGTAGTGCCTCGCGCACGAAGGCTGGATGAAGGGCGGGTGAGGCGGACCACCTCGGCGGCCGCCTGCGCCGTGGCCACGGCGGCTTCGGCCGTGGCCGCGGTCGCCACAGCGAGCGCGATGGCGTGGTGCTGCTCATCCGTCACCGAAGGGCCAGGCGCGGACCTCACCGGCGCagattgctgctgctgctccggcgCCGGAGGAGCCGCCGGCGAAGGGGACGGGGACGAGGACCTCCCGAACAGCCATCTCCTTCGCTCCCTCTTGTTCTGCGTGGCCAAAATGTCCAATATACAACGAAAACGTCATCAATATGTCCCCTCAAATCTCGAATTCAGTAAGGGTTTCTCTGCAAAAACGCTTTGACGGTGCACCAGGGACACGTGGCAGCTCCAGACACCACTTGTACCAACGGTGCACATCCAGGACAAGTTCTTGTACCACCTGAACACGTTTTGCAAGTTCTCGTATGAAAATGCACATAGAGTGCAAGTTCTTGTACTTGTGGTGCAATTACCTCGAAAAATAAAGATGCAGAACGGAGTTAATTAGGCGGCGCGGGGCATCGAAAAGAAAGGACGGAGTTAATTGTGCATGTGTCTCGGGTGCACGTACAGCCGCGCGCCCGCGCCCGCCCTTGCTTTGCTGGCGGTCCAAAAGAAGCTGGCAGATCGGTCGCCCTTCTTCATTACTAGTACTACAGTTGCGGTCGCCAGGTTCGTGGTCGGGGCGACCACGAAGGCGCGCGAGGCCGTGGTCACTCAGGCCGTCGTAAACCAGGAGAAGTTCCCctttgcgccggcagtaaccaagCAACGGCACGAGATTGCGGTGCCGAAGCCGTCCGATGCTTGCGATCTCCGCTGCACAGAGACGTAAATCCCGATGCCTACAGCGAGAACCAGCGCCGCCGACGCTATGGGGAGCACGATTTCCAGCACCTTGGACCGCGGCTTTGGCCAGGCCCGCGGCAAGGCCGGCAGAGCCGGGATGTCCAGCGCCGGGGCTGGCCCGCCCAGCGCGAAGCTCCAACCGACGACGAAGTGGCGTGTGGTCAGGATGCCCGTCGCCGATGAGAAACCGACGTACGCCGTGCTTTGCACCACACCCGAGAGGTCGACGGTGGTCTGCAGAAGGGGCTTCTTGGGTCTGGCCATGCCCAGGGGAGCCATGGTCACTGTGATCTCCGTGGCCGTCCCGTCGTAGTCCACCCACACTTGCATGGCCTTCCGGCTGATGAGGTTTAGATTCTGAAAGCGCccggtgccgtcgtcgtagtacCCGGCGTCGGTGGAATCGAGGGACACGAGGCTGTTGACGTCGATGCCGACGTGGTTGCTGTTGATGTCACGGAACTCGGCGTTGAAGATGGTGTCCAGCTCCACGGCGAAGATGTGGGCGCTCTGGTTGCCGACATCGGTGCTGTTGAGCAGGCCCAAGAACTGGCTTGGCAGCGCAGTGGAGAGCACCTCCTTGGACGCGGAGACGAAGAAGGCCACGCCATGGCTGCTCAGATCGGAGTACTGCCCGAAGATAGCGAAGACGAAAGTGGTCGAGAAGGACCGTGTGGCGTTCGGCGCCGTGCGGAACGGAAGCGGCCACGGGTGGAAGGCCTGGCCTTTCGTCTGTATGGTGCCGTTGGTCAGCATGAGGAGGCCGTTCGGCATGACCACCGCGCCGTCCAGCGTCAGGTTCACGCCGGCGAAGCCGTTGTACGTGAACTGCATACCCTCATCGCCGACGCTGCCGCTGGCCGCGAGGCAGAGACctgcagcgacgaggagcaggaTGACCAAATGGTGAGGCTGGAGAAGCATGGCTCCAAGCTGGCTTTCGTATCACTTTGCCGTGGCCAATGGCGCAAGGAAAGGCGGCCTCTTTGTCCTTGGCTACGGTACACAGCGAATCCTCATTATTGTTTCCTTTGCGAGTAGTGCGGCGCGGCCAAAAGAATTTCTTTTTCCTTTCAGTGGTAAGGAGAAAATTTTCCTTTCGAATTGAAGGCTTGTGGAGCGTTCCACGCACGCACCGACTGAAAATGAAGTGTGAGTCCGAAATGAGGCGGATGATGTGAACCCGTACACTCTATTATGAAAAATTCtttaaaatgctatttaaaagtttccGAAAAACTTGAAAAAATGTAGACATGTATATCCTATGTTGACACTTACTTCTGCAGATTTTGGCATAAAAACGACCATATATAACCTACACATAAATGTGAAAGTGGAATTTCCTACTGTATTTCTGTGAACATACACAATCAATAATTATAGTGTCATTTCGATATTTTATCATTTTCATGTAGGCCATATATAATCGTATTTTTCTGTGAAAACTTGCACAAGTAAATATCAACATAATATATGTACATGAAAATATTTATTTTAgatattttaaatagcattttttaaTATTGAAGAATACGGGTGCATGCACCCAGGTTCATCCTTGTATTTTTCGAGTCCGAAAGTCTTTCCTTTTTTGCAAAGGGTCCATAAGACTAGAACTTGTGTGCTCTTTGTGTTTCTTTTAAAACGTACGTAAGGATTTATCCcatctttaaattaataaagtcaCAACGGCAGATAGTACATGAATGCTAAGAACAGCTTACAACACAGAGAAATTATGAGCAAACAACAAATATGATTGAAAGAACAGCATGCAACATCATGAGCCTCTTTAGCTATCTGCAACTCGGTGCCATCGAAACTCCAGGTGAAGTCGGTAGGTGTGGCTTGACTTGGACACACACTAGGCAGTCGCGCATCAGCCACATCGAGTCAATCATCGAAGAAGGCTCCCTGCCTCCTCGCCCTGGCTTGAAGGGCGCCGAACCCCCAGTCGATGGAAATGCTCCCCTGAGCCTAGATGCTAACTAATGGCGAGGACTGAAGAAGATTTTCCAAGAAAGCAACACCAAGCCCAACACATCGAGAAGCACATCAGCACACCGGACATCGAACACGTCGGAGACGAAACTGCTGGAAAAGCTAGAGAAGACACCGGCACACCTCCAAATCCACATCAAACGCCCACACCGACCTCAAGCGCCCCAAGACCGCGACTTCAACAAGGGGAACGACGCCACATCGCCACCACCGCCCAATCCACGATTAGGTTTTCACCTAGGGTCCTAGGAGGAGGGGGGACAGTACCTTGACAGTGCCCCCAATAGGACAGGCGGTGAACATGGACGTCGTTGTCGTGACCAGCACCACCGGTCAGGGATTTCTCCTGGTCACAGAGTCCTGCCCACATCTGCGTCGATTCATAAACATAAAAATTGGGTGCATCAGAAGATAGGAGGGGTTGGCGGCTTCCAAACTAGAGTCGGCGGCCACCGAAGGGCCCCCCAAGCTAAGTCCGGCACCTGTTGGCTCCACGACGTCCACACGACCGCAGAAACCAGCCAACACCCGGGAGAACCGCCTGCCGCCAAGCCGGTGTGGTCCTACCACCAGACTAGGGCCGCTGCCCTGAGATCTCGAGCTCCGACCGAGTCCACGGACAGTAGAGGCCGCTGCCCTGAGATCCCACCGAGGTCATGGCAGACAGAGGCCGCTTCCATGATATCTCAAGCTCCTGCCGAGGCCGCAGCCGGCAGAGGCCGCCCTTACCTAAGGTCGAGCCAGAGGCCAACCCGTCGGAGCAGGGGAACCACCAAGCACCCGCATAAGCCATGGCGAGCCTAGCGCGGCGTTCCTCTACCTAGCCACCGCGCGGGGAGCCAAGAGCCtagatccccgccgcccccatcaccggcgTCTCGAGTTTAGCCCGGCAGCACCTCCGGGGACggagagggggagaagaacagAGGGGGAGGGTAGTGAAGGCGGGCCTAAGGTTTCGCCCCCTTAGTCGCCtggagggggcgacgcgaggtgaGCGTACCGCTTCCATGACCCTCTTTGTGTTTCTCGAGCTGAATCTGCATGAACTAGTTAGAATCATTATTTCTTATTGCTATTATTAAGGAGAAATACCTACCAGAATTGACTTCAGAACTTTCTCCTTCTATTTCCTAATATCATCAATTGTTGGTCTTTAACAAACACAACATTATGGATTATCACAACCTTTCTTGCTATTGTAGCATACAAATTGCAGTCGAATTGATCACCTCCATAGCCAAGAAATATGCACTGTCATGCCTTTGAATCAAGCTTTAACCTTTCGTCTTGAGAGATATGAACACATGCCTAACACCTAAAAAACCTTCAGGTGATCATATGAGACTTCATTGTTATAATTAGACCATATTAGGAATATCTCCGATAACTCGATGGGTGATTAAGAAGATAAACTGCTGTCGACAAAGCCTCGCCTCACTAATGTTTGGGCAGCTTTGCACTTGACAACAAGCATATAACTCTCTCCACAATTGTTATGTTCATCCTATCAGCAAGAACATTCAGTTGTGGTGTCCTCGGGTTAGTAAATTGATGTCTAATCCCCTCCTCCCTGCAATAGGCATCAAATGGGCCAATGTACTCTTCCCCATTATCAGTGCGAATGAacttgatcttcttcttcttagttTATCTCTCAACCGAGACTTGGATTTGCTTGAATACACTTAGTACTTGATCTTCGATCTTCAACACATAGACCCAAACCTTCCCAGAAAATTCATCAATAAATATGGCAAGTACTTTGATCCACCATTTGACCTCATCGTCATTTTGCAAATATCAGAATGTACAAAGTCCAACACCTCGGGCGCATGAGAAGATAGCAGGGGCTGGCGGCTTCCGAACTAGAGTCGGCGAGCACCAAAGGGCCCCCCGAGCTAAGTCCAGCACCTGCTAGCTCCGCGACGTCCACACGACCGCAGAGACcagcttcagggtgaaaacctaaggttTTCTGATCGGGCGACGATAGTGTTTGTGCACTattaccttcttggaggcgttgctTTTGGAGAACCTGGAGTTCAGGTGTCGTCTTGGTGGAGGATGTACCATTGTTGCTAGGGCTGGAATACCGGGACTTTTCTTTTATGTATTTCTTCTTtagtttttggctgtgtgcatccgtaatgctATTAGAGTATTGCGCTGTTGCGGAGACTGGATTTAATTGGTATCTTCCTCATATTAATATATACTCCTTATCGAAAAAGATGAGAATTAGCACACTCAAATATGATGTGAAAAT
This region of Lolium perenne isolate Kyuss_39 chromosome 2, Kyuss_2.0, whole genome shotgun sequence genomic DNA includes:
- the LOC127332926 gene encoding L-type lectin-domain containing receptor kinase SIT2-like gives rise to the protein MLLQPHHLVILLLVAAGLCLAASGSVGDEGMQFTYNGFAGVNLTLDGAVVMPNGLLMLTNGTIQTKGQAFHPWPLPFRTAPNATRSFSTTFVFAIFGQYSDLSSHGVAFFVSASKEVLSTALPSQFLGLLNSTDVGNQSAHIFAVELDTIFNAEFRDINSNHVGIDVNSLVSLDSTDAGYYDDGTGRFQNLNLISRKAMQVWVDYDGTATEITVTMAPLGMARPKKPLLQTTVDLSGVVQSTAYVGFSSATGILTTRHFVVGWSFALGGPAPALDIPALPALPRAWPKPRSKVLEIVLPIASAALVLAVGIGIYVSVQRRSQASDGFGTAISCRCLVTAGAKGNFSWFTTA